Proteins from a genomic interval of Treponema succinifaciens DSM 2489:
- a CDS encoding response regulator: MKILIVDDEEPIRELIKYNVEKQKYETFTAENGQQALELCRNKNPDLVILDLMLPDMSGLDICRIIRNDSSIKNIPIIMVTAKTEDSDIVTGLELGADDYVTKPFSPKVLLARIQSVLRRKGEAFRSNSDEDIKIRSLVISPLKHKVTQNGKEVELSATEFSILEFLARHKGQVFSRQQIINAVKGSSYPVTDRSIDVQILGIRKKIGDSPESSNPFIETLRGVGYRICEE, translated from the coding sequence ATGAAAATACTGATTGTAGATGACGAAGAGCCAATCCGCGAGCTTATTAAATACAATGTTGAAAAACAAAAGTACGAAACGTTCACGGCAGAAAATGGACAGCAGGCACTGGAACTTTGCCGCAACAAAAATCCAGACCTTGTAATTCTTGACCTTATGCTTCCAGACATGAGCGGACTGGACATCTGCCGCATAATCAGAAACGACAGTTCCATAAAGAACATTCCAATCATCATGGTTACTGCCAAGACAGAAGATTCCGACATTGTAACAGGTCTTGAGCTTGGAGCAGATGACTATGTAACAAAGCCGTTCAGCCCTAAAGTTCTGCTTGCAAGAATCCAAAGTGTTTTGCGCAGAAAGGGAGAAGCATTCCGTTCAAATTCAGACGAGGATATAAAAATCCGCTCACTTGTAATTTCACCGCTCAAGCACAAAGTTACGCAGAACGGAAAAGAGGTTGAACTTAGCGCAACGGAATTTTCTATTCTTGAATTTCTTGCGCGGCACAAGGGACAGGTCTTTAGCCGGCAACAGATTATCAATGCGGTAAAAGGCTCAAGCTATCCTGTAACAGACCGGTCAATTGATGTTCAGATTCTTGGCATAAGAAAAAAAATCGGAGACAGCCCGGAAAGCTCAAATCCGTTCATTGAAACTTTGCGTGGCGTTGGCTACAGAATTTGCGAGGAATAA
- a CDS encoding sensor histidine kinase encodes MHRTLKIHTLLFVFNGILLASGFTVLLFVCLWALESTAVDQTEANLKSFAHSLVKIIPQDKKNADIFIKELTHSDDSFRITLINNDGTVAADSVSKPSEMENHSYRKEVRLALEGKEASSIHTSSTNGKRFMYYAIPLSTNEVFSALRISMPIEETVFFSSSIKNIFVISTILIFALVLIVSFYISSKTVRPILLMKKATEEYAKGNFDFHLNISSPQEIAELAQSFNSMTDRITQNIQSLKKVEQIRKDFVANVSHELKTPVTSIKGFTETLLDDGINEPETAKHFLGIINTQCERLINIIEDLLTLSRLETDDGVLETVKTDLVQIAKKACSNLESAATEKQIRINFSSSKKEIFIKGNPGLLEQVITNLIDNSVKYCPEKSIVFCSLSENSGKAKIIVEDNGNGIPDEYKDRIFERFYRVDKGRSREHGGTGLGLSIARHIVNIHGGTIKETGRSDKKKGAHFEIELPL; translated from the coding sequence ATGCACAGGACTTTAAAAATCCACACGTTGCTTTTTGTCTTTAACGGAATTTTGCTTGCATCCGGATTCACCGTTTTGCTTTTTGTGTGCCTGTGGGCGTTGGAAAGCACCGCAGTTGACCAGACAGAAGCAAACCTAAAATCATTCGCGCATTCACTTGTAAAAATTATTCCGCAGGACAAAAAAAACGCAGACATTTTTATAAAGGAACTCACACATTCCGATGACTCGTTCAGGATTACGCTTATAAATAATGACGGAACAGTTGCGGCGGATTCAGTTTCCAAACCAAGCGAAATGGAAAACCACAGCTACAGAAAAGAAGTGCGTCTTGCTCTGGAAGGAAAAGAAGCAAGCTCAATTCACACAAGCTCCACAAACGGAAAAAGATTTATGTACTATGCGATTCCTCTTTCCACAAACGAAGTTTTTTCCGCGCTTAGAATTTCCATGCCGATTGAAGAAACTGTATTCTTTTCGTCTTCCATAAAAAATATTTTTGTAATTTCAACAATTCTGATTTTTGCGCTTGTGCTGATTGTTTCGTTTTATATTTCAAGTAAAACTGTGCGTCCGATTTTACTGATGAAAAAGGCAACGGAAGAATATGCAAAGGGAAACTTTGATTTTCACCTGAATATTTCTTCTCCTCAGGAAATAGCGGAACTTGCGCAGTCGTTCAATTCAATGACAGACAGAATTACACAGAACATTCAAAGCTTGAAAAAAGTTGAGCAAATCCGAAAAGATTTTGTTGCAAATGTAAGCCACGAATTAAAAACTCCGGTAACTTCAATAAAAGGATTCACGGAAACTTTGCTTGACGATGGAATCAACGAACCTGAAACCGCAAAGCATTTTCTTGGAATTATAAACACACAGTGCGAGCGTCTCATAAATATAATAGAAGATTTGCTCACGTTAAGCCGTCTTGAAACAGATGACGGAGTCCTTGAAACCGTAAAGACAGATCTTGTGCAGATTGCAAAAAAAGCCTGCTCAAATCTTGAAAGCGCAGCAACCGAAAAACAAATCAGAATAAATTTCAGCTCAAGCAAAAAGGAAATTTTTATAAAAGGAAATCCGGGGCTTCTTGAACAGGTGATAACAAATTTAATAGACAACTCAGTAAAATATTGCCCGGAAAAAAGCATTGTTTTCTGTTCTCTTTCTGAAAATTCCGGCAAAGCAAAAATAATTGTGGAAGACAATGGAAACGGAATTCCTGATGAATACAAGGACAGAATTTTTGAAAGGTTCTACAGAGTTGACAAAGGAAGAAGCCGCGAACACGGAGGAACTGGACTTGGACTTTCCATTGCAAGGCACATTGTAAATATTCATGGCGGAACAATAAAAGAAACCGGGCGGTCGGACAAAAAGAAAGGCGCGCATTTTGAAATAGAACTTCCGCTTTAA